A single genomic interval of Candidatus Atribacteria bacterium ADurb.Bin276 harbors:
- a CDS encoding Pyruvate kinase, alpha/beta domain, with amino-acid sequence MNFINKKEMMNRLHEKTIYYFSQPGKENTQKTLELAVERALLLQLEAILVATKSGETPLRLAEVAQAFRFAGRIIAVTYHQGFFDNETLSISKENQKLLAEKNIPIVMSSHALSGVSRSFREKFGGISIPEIIAESFRRISQGFKVAVEISIMAADAGMISSKQDVVAVGGQSRGADTALVLRPAHQNSFLDLKIKEVICFPS; translated from the coding sequence TTGAACTTCATCAATAAAAAAGAGATGATGAACAGGTTACACGAAAAGACTATATATTATTTTTCCCAGCCTGGTAAAGAAAATACTCAAAAAACGTTAGAATTAGCCGTTGAAAGGGCTTTATTGCTTCAATTAGAAGCAATACTGGTTGCGACAAAAAGCGGTGAAACGCCATTGCGTTTGGCAGAGGTAGCCCAGGCTTTCCGCTTTGCAGGAAGAATAATTGCCGTGACCTATCATCAGGGATTTTTTGATAATGAGACCTTATCGATTTCAAAAGAGAATCAGAAGCTGCTTGCCGAGAAAAATATTCCCATAGTGATGTCATCTCACGCCCTGAGTGGAGTGAGTCGGTCTTTTCGAGAGAAATTCGGTGGGATTAGCATTCCAGAAATTATTGCCGAAAGCTTCCGGAGAATATCCCAAGGTTTCAAAGTCGCAGTTGAAATCTCCATCATGGCTGCTGATGCTGGTATGATTTCATCAAAACAAGATGTAGTAGCAGTTGGTGGGCAAAGCCGGGGAGCAGATACTGCTTTGGTATTAAGACCGGCACATCAAAATTCTTTTCTAGATTTAAAAATAAAGGAAGTTATCTGTTTTCCTTCTTAA
- a CDS encoding hypothetical protein (Phosphate-specific transport system accessory protein PhoU homolog): MEIIRGHFTRQLREVQEDLVNMTQAAKKMLQMSIESLQERDVAKAKEVISLDDIVDSYNYKIEDKCLRMIALQQPVAKDLRVIAAVMKIITDVERIGDYSIDIAKFSIRLADKPLFKPLIDVPKMADIVVKMLEETSATFIQKDLNVVQKVVEDDDKVDTLYRAVHEEVVNYIEKDPSVTRQAIWILMIARYLERIGDHITNITERIYYMETGEMIELHQ; encoded by the coding sequence ATGGAGATAATTCGAGGTCATTTTACCCGTCAACTAAGAGAAGTCCAGGAAGATCTGGTAAATATGACCCAGGCTGCTAAAAAGATGTTACAAATGTCGATTGAATCGCTTCAAGAAAGAGATGTAGCTAAGGCAAAAGAAGTTATTTCGCTGGATGACATCGTCGACTCATATAATTATAAGATAGAAGACAAATGTCTGAGAATGATTGCTCTCCAACAGCCGGTGGCCAAAGATTTACGAGTTATAGCCGCTGTAATGAAGATCATTACCGACGTAGAAAGAATAGGTGATTATTCAATTGATATCGCCAAATTTAGCATTCGTCTTGCCGATAAACCACTTTTTAAACCACTCATTGATGTTCCAAAAATGGCTGATATCGTAGTAAAAATGTTAGAAGAAACCTCGGCAACTTTTATTCAAAAAGATTTGAATGTTGTACAAAAAGTTGTCGAGGATGACGATAAAGTTGATACTCTGTATCGAGCAGTCCATGAGGAAGTTGTCAATTATATTGAAAAAGATCCTTCAGTTACCAGGCAGGCTATTTGGATTCTTATGATCGCCCGTTATTTAGAAAGAATTGGGGATCATATCACTAATATTACAGAGCGGATTTATTATATGGAAACCGGAGAGATGATTGAACTTCATCAATAA
- a CDS encoding phosphodiesterase, whose product MKIGILSDSHDALLKIRKAVQIFTEKKVDGIIHGGDFVAPFSVAILSELTIPWWGVLGNNDGEVVGIFQKSKGLIHSYYQEIKFNAYRIWVSHYYQPAELAFQSGRYDLSIFGHTHEKKLQEEKGRFLLNPGESCGLLSGVASIAVCDLKNKEVEFIEI is encoded by the coding sequence ATGAAAATAGGTATACTTTCTGATTCTCACGATGCTTTGTTGAAAATTCGAAAAGCAGTTCAAATTTTCACTGAAAAAAAAGTTGATGGAATCATCCATGGAGGTGATTTTGTAGCTCCTTTTTCTGTAGCTATATTATCTGAGCTCACTATTCCTTGGTGGGGAGTATTGGGGAATAATGATGGAGAAGTTGTGGGAATATTTCAGAAATCCAAGGGATTAATCCATTCCTATTATCAGGAGATAAAATTCAATGCCTATCGCATATGGGTTTCTCATTATTATCAGCCTGCCGAACTGGCTTTTCAATCAGGGAGATATGACCTCTCAATATTTGGTCATACTCATGAAAAAAAGTTACAGGAAGAAAAAGGACGATTTTTACTAAATCCCGGGGAAAGTTGTGGTCTGCTCTCCGGGGTAGCTTCGATTGCAGTATGTGATTTAAAGAATAAAGAAGTCGAATTTATTGAAATTTAA
- the nox_1 gene encoding NADH dehydrogenase, translated as MDTIEALKTRRSIRRYLNRPVEKEKIETIIDCAHLAPTAINIQPWEFIVLTDPKIKKAVADETDYGKFIKDAPVAIIVLCKNVKYYLEDGCAATTNIVNAAHALGLGTCWIAGDKKPYAEKILEIIRAPKDCRLVSLISMGYPMETSPSNQTKRPLNEVIHWESF; from the coding sequence ATGGATACTATAGAAGCACTGAAAACAAGACGATCAATCCGTCGTTACTTGAACAGACCAGTTGAAAAAGAAAAAATTGAAACCATCATAGATTGTGCCCATTTAGCTCCAACTGCGATCAATATTCAGCCTTGGGAATTTATTGTTTTAACCGATCCTAAAATTAAAAAAGCGGTTGCGGATGAAACTGATTATGGAAAGTTTATTAAAGATGCACCGGTGGCAATTATCGTTCTATGTAAAAATGTAAAATATTATCTTGAGGATGGCTGTGCAGCCACCACCAACATTGTAAATGCTGCTCATGCATTGGGTTTGGGAACCTGCTGGATCGCAGGAGATAAAAAACCCTATGCCGAAAAGATTCTTGAAATAATACGAGCACCGAAAGATTGCCGGTTGGTGAGTCTTATTTCCATGGGTTATCCTATGGAAACATCTCCAAGTAATCAGACAAAAAGACCGCTCAATGAAGTTATACACTGGGAATCATTTTAA
- a CDS encoding Adenosine specific kinase encodes MEIELITIENDKLHNFILGQTHFIKSVEDIYEAVIGSSSSIKFGLAFCEASGPCLIRCEGNDAELIDLAVKNALKLGCGHSFILFLKDGYPINILNALKMVPEVCRIFCASANPCEVIIAQSQQGRGIMGIIDGFQPKGVESEKDKIERQELLRKFGYKR; translated from the coding sequence ATTTTATATTAGGTCAAACTCACTTTATTAAAAGTGTTGAAGATATCTATGAAGCAGTTATTGGTTCTTCTTCATCAATTAAATTCGGCTTGGCTTTTTGTGAAGCTTCGGGTCCCTGTTTGATTCGTTGTGAGGGGAATGATGCTGAACTTATCGATTTAGCAGTAAAAAATGCTTTGAAATTGGGTTGTGGTCATAGTTTCATTCTATTTTTAAAAGACGGATATCCAATCAATATTTTAAATGCTTTGAAGATGGTTCCTGAGGTGTGTAGGATATTTTGTGCCTCGGCGAATCCCTGTGAGGTGATCATAGCCCAATCTCAACAGGGTCGTGGAATTATGGGGATAATTGATGGTTTTCAACCCAAAGGAGTAGAAAGTGAAAAAGATAAAATAGAACGTCAGGAACTTCTTCGAAAATTTGGATATAAACGATAA